One Bradyrhizobium manausense DNA segment encodes these proteins:
- a CDS encoding amidase produces MVATDLHYLGLVDVGRKIQAKELSPVEATKAMLGRIEKLDGKLKSFACVMADSALAEAAAAEKEIASGKIRGPLHGVPVAVKDLCWAKGAPAAHGMTIHRDFRPAEDATVVARLKDAGAVILGKLQQTEGAYADHHPKIDPPKNPWNADLWPGASSSGSGVATAAGLCFGSLGTDTGGSIRFPSAANGVTGLKPTWGRVSRYGAFELAATLDHIGPMARSAVDCGAILGVIAGQDPKDTTSVPLTVPNYLAGLTGDLRGVTVGVDRRWTSEGTDGDAARVLSEGLRVAADLGAKIKEVNFPDPKAVIDDWFPLCGIEVAVAHEETYPARKDEYGPALAGLLDLGRQQSGMDYQKIVLRREAFRGAVRVLLESVDLLAVPAQAFAAPTLAKMAALGEDASLIAGLLRFTCPFDMTGSPTVTLPGGFAANGGPVGFQFVGRHFDEAGLVRAGDAFQRVTDWHKRHPGI; encoded by the coding sequence ATGGTGGCAACAGATCTTCATTATCTCGGACTCGTCGATGTCGGACGGAAGATCCAGGCCAAGGAGCTGTCGCCGGTCGAAGCGACCAAGGCGATGCTCGGGCGGATCGAGAAGCTCGACGGCAAACTCAAGAGCTTTGCTTGCGTGATGGCCGACTCGGCGCTCGCGGAAGCGGCGGCGGCTGAGAAGGAGATCGCGTCCGGCAAGATCAGGGGCCCGCTGCACGGCGTGCCGGTGGCGGTGAAGGATCTCTGCTGGGCCAAGGGCGCGCCTGCCGCGCACGGCATGACGATCCATCGCGATTTCCGCCCGGCCGAAGACGCCACGGTGGTCGCACGGCTGAAGGATGCCGGCGCGGTCATCCTCGGCAAGCTGCAGCAGACCGAAGGCGCCTACGCCGATCATCATCCGAAGATCGATCCGCCGAAGAATCCGTGGAACGCGGATCTCTGGCCCGGCGCATCCTCCAGCGGCTCGGGCGTCGCGACCGCCGCTGGCCTCTGCTTCGGCTCGCTCGGCACCGACACGGGCGGATCAATCCGGTTTCCGTCCGCGGCCAACGGAGTCACCGGGCTCAAACCGACCTGGGGACGCGTGAGCCGTTACGGCGCATTCGAACTTGCTGCGACGCTGGACCACATCGGCCCGATGGCGCGAAGCGCGGTCGATTGCGGCGCCATCCTCGGTGTGATCGCGGGGCAGGATCCCAAGGACACGACATCGGTTCCGTTGACCGTGCCCAATTATCTCGCGGGCCTGACCGGCGATCTGCGTGGCGTCACGGTCGGCGTCGACCGGCGCTGGACCAGTGAAGGCACTGACGGTGATGCGGCGAGGGTGCTGAGCGAGGGATTGCGTGTTGCGGCGGATCTCGGCGCGAAGATCAAGGAAGTCAATTTCCCCGATCCCAAGGCGGTCATCGACGACTGGTTTCCGCTCTGCGGCATCGAGGTCGCTGTCGCGCATGAGGAGACTTATCCGGCACGCAAGGACGAATATGGTCCTGCGCTCGCGGGCCTGCTCGACCTCGGCCGGCAGCAATCCGGCATGGACTATCAGAAGATCGTGCTCCGGCGCGAAGCGTTTCGCGGAGCAGTGCGTGTGCTGCTCGAGTCGGTCGATCTCCTCGCGGTTCCTGCGCAGGCCTTTGCAGCGCCGACCCTCGCCAAGATGGCGGCGCTCGGCGAGGACGCCTCGCTGATCGCAGGCCTGCTTCGCTTCACGTGCCCGTTCGACATGACGGGAAGTCCGACCGTGACGTTGCCGGGTGGCTTCGCGGCGAATGGCGGTCCGGTCGGCTTCCAGTTCGTCGGCCGTCATTTCGACGAAGCCGGCCTCGTGCGCGCGGGCGATGCGTTCCAGCGCGTCACCGACTGGCACAAGCGTCATCCCGGGATCTGA
- a CDS encoding acetamidase/formamidase family protein produces MSAEDWLKTSIMAKRAVSKGATGTTHSLTIEQQGGFHYVYGPYAKPTLSIDPGGVVVVETEDAFGGVLTKESDSPTAKLNFPFLNPQCGPIAVKGAKKGDCLAVYIRDVETRGEQPAGTTCIIPEFGGLVGTSSTALLNPPLRERVKKLHVDRNGIRWNDKLTLPYEPFIGTIGVSPEIEAISSLQPDYHGGNMDLPDVAPGAIIYFPVHTDGGMLYVGDCHATQGDGELSGVALEQRATVTLQVDLIKNWSFAWPRLETKDFIMTIGSARPLEDAARIAYRELVRWMAADYGFDEIDAYMLLSQAGRMRLGNMVDPKYTMGASILKNYLKP; encoded by the coding sequence ATGTCAGCAGAAGACTGGTTGAAGACATCCATCATGGCCAAGCGCGCGGTCTCCAAAGGGGCGACCGGCACGACCCATAGTCTGACGATCGAACAGCAGGGCGGCTTCCATTACGTCTACGGTCCCTATGCCAAGCCGACCCTATCGATCGACCCCGGCGGGGTGGTCGTGGTCGAGACAGAAGACGCCTTCGGCGGCGTGCTCACCAAGGAGAGCGACAGCCCCACCGCCAAATTGAATTTTCCCTTTCTCAATCCGCAATGCGGGCCGATCGCGGTGAAGGGCGCCAAGAAAGGCGATTGCCTTGCGGTCTACATACGCGACGTCGAAACCCGTGGCGAGCAGCCGGCCGGCACGACCTGCATCATTCCGGAGTTCGGCGGGCTAGTCGGAACAAGCTCGACGGCGCTTCTCAACCCGCCGCTGCGGGAGCGCGTGAAGAAGCTGCATGTCGACAGGAACGGTATCCGCTGGAACGACAAGCTCACGCTGCCCTACGAACCGTTCATCGGCACCATCGGTGTCTCGCCGGAGATCGAGGCGATCTCCTCACTGCAGCCGGACTATCACGGCGGCAACATGGATCTGCCCGACGTCGCGCCCGGCGCGATCATCTATTTCCCGGTGCATACCGATGGCGGGATGCTCTACGTCGGTGACTGCCACGCAACGCAAGGCGACGGCGAGCTTTCCGGCGTAGCGCTGGAGCAGCGCGCGACCGTCACACTGCAGGTCGACCTGATCAAGAACTGGAGCTTCGCCTGGCCCCGGCTCGAGACCAAGGACTTCATCATGACGATCGGTAGCGCGCGTCCGCTCGAGGACGCTGCCCGCATCGCCTATCGCGAACTCGTGCGGTGGATGGCGGCCGATTACGGCTTCGACGAGATCGACGCCTACATGCTGCTCAGCCAGGCCGGCCGCATGCGTCTCGGCAACATGGTCGACCCCAAATACACGATGGGAGCATCGATCCTGAAGAACTACCTCAAGCCATGA
- a CDS encoding urea ABC transporter substrate-binding protein — translation MVLLGAMLGTAAAVSVARAAEPQLKVGLLEDVSGDLAFMGMPKLHGSQLAVEEINKSGGILGRQIELIHLDPQGDNARYQEFGRRLLNRDKVDVLIGGITSASREALRPIVDRTSTPYFYTNQYEGGVCDASMISMGAVPEQQFSTLIPWMVEKFGKKVYVIAADYNFGQISAEWNRKIMKDLGGEVVGEEFIPLGVSQFAQTIQNIQKAKPDWLLTINVGAAQDSFFEQAAAANLNLPMGSSIKIMLGFEHKRFKPPALNNMHATANWFEEIDTPEANDFKKRWHAKFPDELYINDMGYNAYNALYMYKALVEKAKSTKLEDMRKVIATGDACIDAPEGKVCIDPKSQHTSHRMRLISVGPKHEVTVEKDYGVIQPYWLGQIGCDLTKKNDKDQYTPSHLPNKS, via the coding sequence ATGGTTTTGCTCGGCGCCATGCTCGGTACGGCGGCGGCGGTGAGCGTTGCACGGGCCGCGGAGCCTCAGTTGAAGGTGGGGCTGCTCGAGGACGTGTCCGGCGACCTCGCCTTCATGGGCATGCCGAAGCTGCACGGCTCGCAGCTGGCCGTCGAGGAGATCAACAAGAGTGGCGGCATTCTGGGGCGGCAGATCGAGTTGATCCATCTCGATCCGCAGGGCGATAATGCCCGTTACCAGGAGTTCGGCCGGCGTCTGCTCAATCGCGACAAGGTGGATGTGCTGATCGGCGGCATCACCTCGGCCTCGCGCGAGGCGCTGCGCCCGATCGTCGACCGCACCTCGACGCCGTACTTCTACACCAACCAGTACGAGGGCGGCGTCTGCGACGCCAGCATGATCAGCATGGGCGCGGTGCCCGAACAGCAGTTCTCGACGCTGATTCCCTGGATGGTCGAAAAGTTCGGCAAGAAGGTCTATGTCATCGCCGCCGATTACAATTTCGGCCAGATCTCGGCGGAGTGGAATCGCAAGATCATGAAGGATCTCGGCGGCGAGGTCGTCGGCGAGGAGTTCATCCCGCTCGGTGTGTCGCAGTTCGCGCAGACCATCCAGAACATCCAGAAGGCGAAGCCGGACTGGTTGCTGACGATCAACGTCGGTGCCGCCCAGGATTCGTTCTTCGAGCAGGCGGCCGCCGCCAACCTCAACCTGCCGATGGGCTCGTCGATCAAGATCATGCTCGGTTTCGAGCACAAGCGGTTCAAGCCGCCGGCGCTCAACAACATGCACGCGACCGCCAACTGGTTCGAGGAAATCGATACGCCGGAAGCGAATGACTTCAAGAAGCGCTGGCACGCAAAGTTCCCGGATGAGCTCTATATCAATGACATGGGCTACAATGCCTATAACGCGCTCTACATGTACAAGGCGCTGGTCGAGAAGGCGAAGTCGACCAAGCTCGAGGACATGCGCAAGGTGATCGCGACCGGCGATGCCTGCATCGACGCTCCCGAAGGCAAGGTCTGCATCGACCCGAAGAGCCAGCACACGTCGCACCGCATGCGCCTGATCTCGGTCGGACCCAAGCACGAGGTGACTGTGGAGAAGGACTACGGGGTGATCCAGCCATACTGGCTCGGCCAGATCGGCTGCGACCTCACCAAGAAGAACGACAAGGATCAGTACACGCCGAGTCATCTCCCTAACAAGTCATGA
- a CDS encoding ABC transporter permease subunit, whose amino-acid sequence MSAEVFSVFYQFADVFAFLILSAAGLAIVFGMMGVINMAHGEFIMCGAYVTVGLVNLGVPLAIAQIVAAVTAGLIGVVVEFLVVRRFYKRPLDSLLATWGLSLIVTQSMLLIVGSAVRGIGTPEGSFAIGGYTFSTYRLVLFGCAVAVLAGLYIIFMKTRFGVIARATMQNAAMAKALGARTGRIYAISFGIGTGLAGLCGALYAPTMTLIPTMGATFVVESFVTVVIGGANVLLGTAPAAVFLAMIRMALNASYGQIIGQIGMLVAVILIIRVLPEGLSSVLVRRGR is encoded by the coding sequence ATGTCGGCTGAAGTCTTCTCGGTATTCTATCAGTTCGCCGACGTGTTTGCGTTCCTCATTCTCTCGGCCGCAGGCCTCGCCATCGTGTTCGGCATGATGGGCGTCATCAACATGGCGCATGGTGAGTTCATCATGTGCGGCGCCTATGTCACGGTCGGCCTGGTGAACCTGGGCGTGCCGCTCGCGATTGCCCAGATCGTGGCTGCTGTGACAGCGGGACTCATTGGTGTCGTCGTCGAGTTCCTGGTCGTGCGACGCTTCTACAAGCGGCCGCTGGATTCACTGCTCGCGACCTGGGGCCTGAGCCTCATCGTGACGCAGTCGATGCTCCTGATCGTCGGCTCCGCTGTGCGAGGCATCGGGACACCGGAGGGAAGCTTTGCAATCGGCGGCTATACGTTCTCGACCTATCGCCTGGTGCTGTTCGGTTGCGCGGTGGCCGTGCTGGCCGGCCTCTACATCATCTTCATGAAGACACGGTTCGGCGTGATCGCCCGCGCGACCATGCAGAACGCCGCGATGGCGAAGGCGCTCGGCGCGCGCACCGGCCGCATCTATGCCATCAGCTTCGGGATCGGCACCGGCCTCGCCGGTCTCTGCGGGGCGCTGTACGCGCCGACCATGACGCTGATTCCGACCATGGGAGCGACCTTCGTGGTCGAGAGCTTCGTGACCGTCGTGATCGGAGGAGCGAACGTGCTGCTTGGAACGGCGCCGGCTGCGGTGTTCCTGGCGATGATCCGAATGGCGCTGAATGCGAGCTACGGCCAGATTATCGGGCAGATCGGCATGCTGGTGGCCGTCATCCTGATCATCCGCGTCCTGCCCGAAGGGCTCTCCAGCGTGCTGGTTCGGCGTGGGCGCTAA
- a CDS encoding branched-chain amino acid ABC transporter permease: protein MFKLLEGPQTLGRGKIFWSCFLIVLVGALTYPLFADSYDVGNFAYFLIWIFMALGLCLMWGYGGMLSFGQTLFFGIAGYGYGVLAINMGGGTATIAALVLSVVFAMIAAAILGYFMIWGGINGIFFGIVTLSATLVLAFFLGQTAGPEWHIGPARLNGFNGMKGMDPLTVGDFYIEGSALYYVMVALIVIVYLALRMLVNSGIGNVIVATRENPQRAEMLGYDVRKYQLLTFVIGSGLAGLSGALYTSWGQFITPSSVGLPAAAMPIVWVAFSGRSDLTATLVGSFLLLFGFQTITVYSQQAALVLMGGLLLATVMLAPQGFVLGIGKFVADRWHGRRRNNVAIMAEAGRLQSEKS, encoded by the coding sequence ATGTTCAAGCTGCTGGAAGGCCCACAGACGCTCGGACGCGGCAAGATATTCTGGTCGTGCTTCCTGATCGTGCTGGTAGGGGCGCTGACCTATCCATTGTTCGCGGACTCTTACGACGTCGGCAATTTCGCCTATTTCCTGATCTGGATCTTCATGGCGCTCGGCCTCTGCCTGATGTGGGGCTATGGCGGCATGCTGTCGTTCGGCCAGACCTTGTTCTTCGGCATTGCCGGTTACGGCTATGGCGTGCTCGCGATCAACATGGGCGGTGGCACGGCAACGATCGCGGCGCTCGTGCTGTCCGTCGTTTTCGCGATGATCGCGGCGGCCATCCTCGGCTATTTCATGATCTGGGGCGGCATCAACGGCATCTTCTTCGGCATCGTGACGCTGTCCGCGACGTTGGTTCTGGCCTTCTTCCTCGGCCAGACGGCCGGACCGGAATGGCATATCGGCCCGGCACGGCTGAACGGTTTCAACGGCATGAAGGGTATGGACCCGTTGACCGTGGGCGACTTCTATATCGAGGGGTCAGCGCTCTACTACGTCATGGTCGCGCTGATCGTGATCGTCTATCTGGCGCTGCGCATGCTGGTGAATTCGGGCATCGGCAACGTCATCGTGGCGACGCGCGAGAATCCGCAGCGGGCGGAGATGCTGGGCTATGATGTCCGAAAATATCAGTTGCTGACCTTCGTGATCGGCAGCGGCCTCGCTGGCTTGAGCGGCGCGCTGTACACGTCCTGGGGGCAGTTCATCACGCCGTCCAGCGTCGGCTTGCCGGCGGCTGCGATGCCGATCGTATGGGTGGCCTTCTCCGGCCGCAGCGATCTGACCGCGACGCTGGTCGGGTCGTTCCTGCTGCTGTTCGGCTTCCAGACCATTACGGTCTATAGCCAGCAGGCCGCGCTGGTGCTGATGGGCGGGCTGCTGCTCGCCACGGTGATGCTGGCACCGCAGGGCTTTGTGCTCGGCATCGGCAAGTTCGTCGCGGACCGATGGCACGGACGACGCCGGAATAACGTTGCCATCATGGCGGAAGCCGGCCGCCTGCAGTCGGAAAAGTCCTGA
- a CDS encoding ABC transporter ATP-binding protein, protein MALVEVKGVSKRFGGLTAVSGVDLTVNAGEVHCLIGPNGAGKSTLFKLIVGLYPPTEGSILFGTVDITKERPYARVQRGMSIKMQAPSVFKELPVRQNIQTALQDRVSGAERVAEEDRLLTLLNLAAESGKLAGALSHGQQQWLEIGMALALKPQLLLLDEPTAGMSPEETFKTGELIKSFNADGMTVLVVEHDMAFVRQVAQRVTVLHLGKIFARGDLGSILQDEKVAEIYLGKTHAH, encoded by the coding sequence ATGGCGCTGGTCGAAGTCAAAGGCGTCTCCAAGCGGTTCGGTGGATTGACCGCCGTCTCCGGTGTCGACCTTACGGTCAACGCCGGCGAGGTTCATTGCCTGATCGGGCCAAATGGCGCCGGCAAGAGCACGCTGTTCAAGCTGATCGTGGGTCTCTATCCCCCGACCGAGGGCAGCATCCTGTTCGGCACTGTCGATATCACCAAGGAGCGTCCCTACGCGCGCGTGCAGCGAGGCATGAGCATCAAGATGCAGGCGCCGAGCGTGTTCAAGGAGCTCCCGGTCCGGCAGAACATCCAGACGGCGCTGCAGGATCGCGTGTCGGGCGCGGAACGCGTCGCCGAGGAAGATCGCCTGCTGACGCTGCTCAATCTCGCGGCGGAGAGCGGCAAGCTCGCGGGCGCGCTGTCGCACGGCCAGCAGCAATGGCTCGAGATCGGGATGGCGCTGGCGTTGAAGCCGCAACTCCTGCTGCTGGACGAACCGACGGCCGGAATGTCGCCTGAGGAAACCTTCAAGACCGGCGAACTGATCAAGTCGTTCAATGCCGATGGTATGACGGTGCTGGTCGTCGAGCACGACATGGCTTTCGTCCGTCAGGTCGCCCAGCGCGTCACGGTGCTGCATCTCGGCAAGATCTTCGCGCGCGGCGATCTCGGAAGCATCCTGCAGGACGAGAAGGTCGCGGAAATCTATCTCGGTAAAACCCATGCTCACTAA
- a CDS encoding ABC transporter ATP-binding protein produces MLTKPNPAGRILDVSELWAGYGATPILQGVTMSVSRGEIVGVIGRNGVGKSTLMRCLIGLLQTWRGTISFMEQDVTKLEADARARAGFGYIPQGRDVFPQMTVEENLQVGELIGGPGGKKLPELVYEYFPRLKERRRQAAGTMSGGEQQQLAIGRALVGNPSLMILDEPSEGIQPSIVQHICEALRSFRNELGTTIIFVEQNLDTILAIAERCYIMEKGKITQSLAGDEVNEDNVREQLLL; encoded by the coding sequence ATGCTCACTAAACCCAATCCCGCCGGTCGGATTCTGGACGTCTCGGAATTGTGGGCCGGATATGGCGCGACGCCGATCCTGCAGGGTGTCACCATGTCGGTCTCGCGCGGCGAGATCGTCGGCGTGATCGGCCGCAACGGCGTCGGCAAGTCGACCCTGATGCGCTGCCTGATCGGCCTGCTGCAGACATGGCGCGGCACAATCAGCTTCATGGAGCAGGACGTCACGAAGCTCGAGGCCGATGCGCGGGCGAGGGCGGGATTCGGCTACATCCCGCAAGGGCGTGACGTGTTTCCGCAGATGACCGTTGAAGAGAACCTTCAGGTCGGGGAGCTGATCGGCGGTCCCGGCGGCAAGAAGCTGCCGGAGCTCGTCTATGAGTATTTCCCGCGGCTGAAGGAACGCCGCCGGCAGGCGGCAGGCACCATGTCGGGCGGCGAGCAGCAACAGCTTGCCATCGGCCGCGCGCTGGTCGGCAATCCATCCCTGATGATTCTGGACGAGCCGTCCGAAGGCATCCAGCCCTCGATCGTCCAACACATCTGCGAGGCGCTGAGATCGTTCCGCAACGAGCTCGGAACCACGATCATCTTCGTCGAGCAGAACCTCGATACGATCCTGGCGATCGCCGAGCGCTGTTACATCATGGAGAAGGGCAAGATCACGCAGTCGCTGGCGGGCGACGAAGTCAACGAGGACAATGTTCGCGAGCAGCTCCTGCTCTGA
- a CDS encoding SDR family NAD(P)-dependent oxidoreductase, giving the protein MDLGLKGAKVLVTGSTKGIGRAIADTFAAEGANVGICARNQADVDSAVAAIKMKGVAAFGSSVDVSNGPALKAWVEDMASKLGGIDIVVANVSALSIGQDEESWEKEFSTDMMGTVRLVNAAMPYLEKSRAAAIVTISSVSGREVDFASGPYGTFKAAIIHYTQGLAFQLAGKGIRANSVSPGNTYFEGGVWNQIKDGNPELYKTALALNPTGRMGTPQEMANGAVFLASKAASFITGTNLVVDGALTRGVQF; this is encoded by the coding sequence ATGGATCTGGGACTCAAGGGAGCAAAGGTTCTCGTCACGGGTAGCACCAAGGGCATCGGCAGGGCAATCGCCGACACTTTCGCGGCGGAAGGCGCCAATGTCGGCATCTGTGCGCGCAACCAGGCCGACGTCGACAGCGCTGTCGCCGCGATCAAGATGAAAGGCGTCGCTGCGTTCGGCAGTTCGGTCGACGTCTCCAATGGCCCGGCACTCAAGGCCTGGGTCGAGGACATGGCCTCGAAGCTCGGTGGTATCGACATTGTCGTCGCCAATGTCAGCGCGTTGTCGATCGGACAGGATGAGGAGAGTTGGGAGAAGGAGTTCTCCACCGACATGATGGGCACGGTCCGGCTGGTCAATGCGGCGATGCCGTATCTGGAGAAGAGCAGGGCCGCCGCAATCGTCACCATCTCCAGCGTGTCGGGTCGCGAGGTCGATTTCGCCAGCGGTCCCTACGGCACGTTCAAGGCGGCGATCATCCACTACACGCAAGGACTCGCCTTCCAGCTTGCCGGCAAGGGCATCCGCGCCAACTCCGTGTCGCCGGGCAACACTTATTTCGAGGGCGGTGTCTGGAACCAGATCAAGGACGGCAATCCCGAGCTGTACAAGACCGCGCTGGCGCTGAATCCGACCGGCCGCATGGGCACACCGCAGGAGATGGCGAACGGCGCGGTGTTCCTCGCCAGCAAGGCGGCGAGCTTTATCACCGGGACCAATCTCGTGGTCGATGGTGCGCTCACCCGCGGGGTGCAATTCTAG
- a CDS encoding amidase, whose amino-acid sequence MSADPIHYKSITELSELFRRGELLPSKVTEAMLSRIAKLDGKFHGYALVLAERAMAQAKRCDAELAKGIWRGPLHGVPIGLKDLCYTTFAPTAGGTTIHAKFVPSFNATIVDRLEQAGAVTLGKLKMTEGAYTSHHPDDQAPLNPWGVDYWVGSSSSGSGVATSAGLCFGSIGSDTGGSIRFPSATCGLTGIKPTWGRVSRHGVFPLADSLDHVGPMCRSAADAAAMLGVIAGADVNDPTALRAPVPNYLARIGDGIRGLRIGVDRSYTQNGIDPQVVAALLEAECTLAALGADIREVKFPAYEVLVSMWIPMCSIETAEAHLETYPSRKSEYGPDLAQLIEQGRSVSGVDTAQIHHERLKFCGRLAALFDDIDLLLIPTMPVPIPTLTKMGEYGADPNVLLSILRFTAVFDFSGSPTITLPNGVASDGLPLSMQLVGPHLSEDTLARAGYAFQSVTDWHTRRAPIE is encoded by the coding sequence ATGTCAGCCGATCCAATTCACTACAAGTCGATCACCGAGCTATCCGAGCTGTTCCGCCGGGGCGAACTGCTGCCCTCGAAAGTGACCGAGGCCATGCTGAGCCGGATAGCGAAGCTCGACGGAAAATTTCATGGTTACGCACTCGTCCTCGCCGAGCGCGCCATGGCGCAGGCGAAGCGCTGCGACGCCGAGCTTGCAAAAGGCATCTGGCGCGGGCCGCTGCACGGGGTGCCGATCGGACTGAAGGATCTCTGTTACACCACCTTCGCGCCGACGGCCGGCGGCACCACGATCCACGCCAAGTTCGTCCCGTCCTTCAACGCGACGATCGTGGACCGGCTCGAGCAAGCTGGTGCCGTCACGCTCGGGAAGCTGAAGATGACCGAGGGCGCCTACACCAGCCATCATCCGGACGACCAGGCGCCACTCAATCCCTGGGGCGTCGACTACTGGGTCGGATCATCGTCAAGCGGATCGGGCGTGGCGACCTCGGCGGGGCTCTGCTTCGGCTCGATCGGCAGCGATACCGGCGGCTCGATCCGGTTTCCATCGGCAACTTGCGGGCTGACAGGGATCAAGCCGACCTGGGGACGTGTCAGCCGGCACGGCGTCTTTCCGCTGGCGGATTCGCTCGACCATGTCGGGCCGATGTGCCGGAGCGCGGCCGATGCGGCCGCCATGCTCGGCGTCATCGCGGGCGCCGATGTGAATGATCCGACGGCTCTGCGGGCGCCGGTGCCGAATTATCTGGCCAGGATTGGCGACGGTATCCGGGGCCTGCGGATCGGCGTCGACCGCAGCTACACCCAAAACGGAATCGATCCGCAGGTGGTCGCGGCGTTGCTCGAAGCCGAATGCACCCTTGCGGCGCTCGGAGCCGATATCCGCGAGGTCAAGTTCCCGGCCTACGAGGTGCTCGTCAGCATGTGGATTCCGATGTGCTCGATCGAGACCGCGGAGGCGCATCTTGAGACCTATCCGTCGCGGAAGTCGGAATACGGCCCGGATCTGGCGCAACTGATCGAGCAGGGCAGGTCGGTGAGCGGCGTCGACACCGCGCAGATCCACCATGAGCGGCTGAAGTTCTGCGGTCGCCTCGCCGCGCTGTTCGACGACATCGACCTGCTTCTTATCCCTACCATGCCCGTGCCGATCCCGACGCTCACCAAAATGGGCGAATACGGCGCTGATCCAAATGTGCTGCTCAGCATTCTGCGCTTCACCGCGGTGTTCGACTTCTCGGGCAGTCCGACCATCACGCTGCCGAACGGCGTCGCGTCTGACGGCTTGCCGCTCAGCATGCAACTCGTGGGGCCGCATCTGTCCGAGGATACGCTTGCTCGCGCCGGCTACGCCTTCCAATCAGTGACGGATTGGCACACGCGGCGTGCCCCCATTGAATAA
- a CDS encoding formylglycine-generating enzyme family protein — protein sequence MPLSQTPIPRRWSSPIGGTFHMGSPDRGFVEDGEGPVRPVTLSPFAIACHAVSNLQFGDFVRATGYTTEAERYGWSFVFEGLLPDEMRSAHTARARETPWWIPVRHAYWAQPEGPASSILARLDHPVVHVSWNDAQAYSQWSGTRLPTEAEWEMAARGGLDQATYPWGNELQPGGEHRCNIWQGNFPDRNTVDDGYFGTAPVHTFAPNGFGLHNVAGNVWEWCEDYFSPNYHRLTLARDPLNSELAANRSMRGGSFLCHESYCNRYRVAARSSNTPDSSSSNIGFRVVRTEPLRDPA from the coding sequence ATCCCTCTCAGTCAAACCCCGATCCCGCGCCGCTGGAGCTCGCCGATCGGCGGCACCTTTCACATGGGATCTCCCGACAGGGGCTTTGTTGAAGATGGCGAAGGCCCGGTGCGGCCGGTTACGTTGTCACCGTTTGCGATCGCATGTCATGCCGTGAGCAATCTGCAGTTCGGCGATTTCGTCCGTGCCACAGGCTACACGACGGAAGCCGAACGCTACGGCTGGAGCTTTGTCTTCGAAGGCTTGCTGCCCGACGAGATGCGCAGTGCGCATACGGCGCGCGCCCGGGAAACGCCGTGGTGGATACCCGTGCGGCATGCCTATTGGGCGCAGCCGGAGGGACCGGCGAGCAGCATTCTCGCAAGGCTCGATCATCCCGTCGTCCACGTCTCCTGGAACGACGCACAGGCTTACAGCCAATGGTCCGGCACTCGCCTTCCTACCGAAGCGGAATGGGAGATGGCCGCGCGCGGCGGATTGGACCAGGCCACCTATCCCTGGGGCAACGAGCTGCAGCCCGGCGGCGAGCATCGCTGCAATATCTGGCAGGGCAACTTTCCCGACCGCAACACCGTGGATGATGGCTATTTCGGTACGGCTCCCGTTCACACGTTCGCGCCAAACGGATTTGGCCTGCACAATGTCGCCGGAAATGTCTGGGAATGGTGCGAGGATTATTTCTCACCGAACTATCACCGCCTCACGCTGGCACGAGACCCCTTGAACAGCGAACTAGCTGCCAACCGATCCATGCGTGGTGGATCCTTCCTCTGCCACGAGTCCTATTGCAATCGCTACCGCGTCGCGGCGCGGAGCTCCAACACGCCCGATTCGTCGTCGAGCAATATCGGCTTTCGCGTCGTGCGCACCGAGCCGCTGCGGGATCCGGCATAG